A window from Actinomycetospora corticicola encodes these proteins:
- a CDS encoding FAD-dependent oxidoreductase, producing the protein MERTTCCVVGGGPAGMVLGLLLARAGVEVTVLEKHGDFLRDFRGDTVHTSTLTLLDELGLWPRFDALPYRALTRVRLRLDEGEVTIGDMSRLDAPHPMVAMTPQWHLLDMLATAAREEPTFTLRMHTEVAGLVRTGGRVTGVRLGDGSVLEADLVVACDGRDSRVRAESGLPLHRYDVPIDVEWFRVPRHPDDPDGGLGRVRRGRFLVMLDRGDYFQCALVVSKGDDARLRAGSVQVLRDVLTGMNPWMTGRLDAMTWDDVKLLEVSLDRLTRWSAPGVLCIGDAAHAMSPIGGVGINLAVQDAVAAARLLAHPLLAHDPEAVDRAGRAVQRRRTPPTVVTQTAQDLAHRRVVAPVLDAGPGDGEDAVPLPFRLAQRFPVLQWVPARAVGIGVLPEHAPDFARRPPLPLVAPAS; encoded by the coding sequence GCTGCTCGCGCGGGCCGGCGTGGAGGTCACGGTGCTCGAGAAGCACGGTGACTTCCTGCGCGACTTCCGCGGCGACACCGTGCACACCTCGACGCTGACCCTGCTCGACGAGCTCGGCCTGTGGCCCCGCTTCGACGCGCTGCCCTACCGGGCGCTGACCCGGGTCCGGCTCCGGCTCGACGAGGGCGAGGTGACGATCGGCGACATGTCGCGGCTGGACGCCCCACATCCGATGGTGGCGATGACGCCGCAGTGGCACCTGCTCGACATGCTCGCCACCGCGGCGCGGGAGGAACCCACGTTCACGCTGCGGATGCACACCGAGGTGGCCGGGCTCGTCCGTACCGGAGGCCGGGTCACGGGTGTGCGGCTCGGGGACGGCTCGGTGCTCGAGGCCGACCTGGTCGTCGCCTGCGACGGCCGGGACTCGCGCGTCCGCGCGGAGTCGGGGCTGCCCCTGCACCGCTACGACGTGCCCATCGACGTCGAGTGGTTCCGGGTCCCGAGGCACCCCGATGATCCCGACGGCGGGTTGGGCCGGGTCCGGCGCGGGCGGTTCCTGGTCATGCTCGACCGCGGCGACTACTTCCAGTGCGCGCTCGTGGTCTCCAAGGGCGACGACGCGCGGCTGCGTGCCGGGTCGGTCCAGGTGCTGCGCGACGTCCTGACGGGGATGAACCCGTGGATGACCGGCCGTCTCGACGCCATGACGTGGGACGACGTCAAGCTCCTCGAGGTCTCGCTGGACCGGCTGACGCGCTGGTCGGCGCCGGGCGTGCTGTGCATCGGGGACGCGGCGCACGCGATGTCGCCGATCGGCGGGGTCGGCATCAACCTCGCGGTGCAGGACGCGGTCGCGGCGGCCCGCCTGCTGGCCCACCCGCTGCTGGCGCACGACCCCGAGGCCGTGGATCGGGCGGGGCGCGCCGTGCAGCGCCGCCGCACACCGCCGACGGTGGTCACCCAGACCGCGCAGGACCTCGCCCACCGGCGGGTCGTCGCTCCCGTCCTCGACGCCGGGCCGGGCGACGGCGAGGACGCGGTCCCGCTCCCGTTCCGGCTGGCGCAGCGGTTCCCGGTGCTGCAGTGGGTGCCGGCGCGGGCCGTCGGGATCGGGGTGCTGCCCGAGCACGCGCCGGACTTCGCGCGGCGCCCGCCGTTGCCGCTGGTGGCCCCGGCGTCGTGA
- a CDS encoding VOC family protein, producing the protein MPPIPAVHHVAMSVRDLSVSEPFYSKLFGAEPAMTLSDGPFRRRVFALADGQLFGLTQHDGVSSDDRFDPARVGLDHVGFGCADSDAVTAWREHLDSVGIEHSGIVEADYGLALSVKDPDGNALEFFMLAG; encoded by the coding sequence ATGCCTCCGATCCCCGCCGTGCACCACGTCGCCATGTCGGTCCGCGACCTGTCGGTCAGCGAACCGTTCTACTCGAAGCTGTTCGGCGCCGAGCCCGCCATGACCCTGTCCGACGGGCCGTTCCGCCGTCGGGTGTTCGCCCTCGCCGACGGCCAGCTCTTCGGCCTCACCCAGCACGACGGGGTCTCTTCCGACGACCGGTTCGACCCGGCCCGCGTCGGGCTCGACCACGTCGGGTTCGGCTGTGCCGACAGCGATGCGGTCACCGCCTGGCGCGAGCACCTCGACAGCGTCGGCATCGAGCACTCCGGCATCGTCGAGGCCGACTACGGGCTCGCGCTGTCGGTCAAGGACCCCGACGGCAACGCGCTCGAGTTCTTCATGCTCGCCGGCTGA